From a single Kryptolebias marmoratus isolate JLee-2015 linkage group LG6, ASM164957v2, whole genome shotgun sequence genomic region:
- the LOC108229627 gene encoding rootletin-like, protein MEAELLIGWQQQKAELEQEVCRLQEELAESRAEREELESRSRALTDRLHQMLSPSLSTSLHEEEQRWKRKLRVCREKEARQALLIHRLQNKVIEYRDRCQRLDLQLQEEHTKLLSTELRIRDEHSDSLESALIRLEEEQQRSVSLADTNALLREQLNQSEQTKQVVREDLQKLTADWTKAVEEAEQREADWQREKECQGGQVAHQQARLLSVWRSVVDLRRHCHTVKTAADRDLWNLRAQFSRFSSSLLSSCSSLRLSTLHHKPSFSSSFSDLLPLPASPPLSSTLVLPPPDSTPLQLLSSSTLGIFSLEELKEEQRGDKEEQEETLKLKLLHETEVLQLEQRIEELTVSLQAMDRQKEATEEEVDRLRESERRLQSVAQAVIRLSRVLTTTSSSQTQSISSDSVLSLDLSSLLSVLSQTESVLQRRHEELQGAELSLWRLSKENETLQLRLKQLEDDNQQLHVHTQHTQQELTHTLNTLCR, encoded by the exons ATGGAGGCTgagctgctgattggctggCAGCAGCAGAAGGCGGAGCTTGAACAGGAAGTGTGTCGGCTGCAGGAAGAGCTGGCAGAGAGCCGAGCGGAGAGGGAGGAGCTGGAGTCCAGGAGCAGAGCTCTAACTGacagg ctgcatCAGATGCTGTCTCCTTCACTCAGCACCTCCCTgcatgaggaggagcagaggtgGAAGAGGAAGCTGAGGGTGTGCCGGGAGAAGGAGGCCAGACAGGCGCTGCTCATCCACCGTCTGCAGAACAAG gttaTCGAGTACAGAGACCGATGTCAGCGTTTGGATCTTCAGCTGCAAGAAGAACACACAAAACTGCTGAGCACTGAG ctgaGGATCAGGGATGAACACAGTGACTCTCTGGAGAGTGCCCTCAtcaggctggaggaggagcagcaaag GTCTGTCAGTCTGGCTGACACCAACGCTCTTCTTCGGGAGCAGctcaaccaatcagagcagaccAAGCAGGTGGTGAGAGAAGATCTCCAGAAGCTGACAGCTGATTGGACGAAAGCCGTGGAGGAGGCAGAGCAGAGAGAGGCTGATTggcagagagagaaggag tGCCAGGGCGGTCAGGTGGCCCATCAGCAGGCTCGGCTGCTCTCAGTGTGGAGATCAGTCGTGGATCTGAGGCGACACTGTCACACGgtgaaaacagctgctgacag GGACCTGTGGAACCTCAGAGCTCAGTTCTCCAGATTCTCCTCGTCTCtcctctccagctgctcctccctGAGGCTCAGCACTCTTCATCACAaaccctccttctcctcctcgttCTCTGACCTCCTTCCCCTCcctgcctctcctcctctctcctccacgCTGGTCCTCCCTCCTCCAGATTCCACTCCActtcagctgctctcctcctccaccctggGAATCTTCTCCTTGgaagagctgaaggaggagcaAAGAGGGGacaaggaggagcaggaggagactCTGAAGCTAAAGCTCCTCCATGAGACGGAGGTGTTGCAGCTGGAGCAGAG GATCGAGGAGCTGACTGTTTCCCTGCAGGCTATGGACAGACAGAAGGAGgccacagaggaggaggtggacagACTGAGAGAGTCAGAGAGGAGGCTCCAGTCTGTGGCTCAGGCTGTGATCCGACTG tcCAGAGTcctgaccaccaccagcagcagtcAGACTCAGAGCATCTCCTCAGACAGCGTCCTCAGCCTGGATCTGTCCTCCCTTCTGTCCGTCCTGTCCCAGACTGAGAGTGTCCTGCAGCGGAGACACGAGGAGCTGCAG ggggCGGAGCTAAGTCTGTGGCGGCTCAGTAAGGAGAACGAGACACTGCAGCTCCGactgaaacagctggaggacGATAACCAGCAGCTGCACGTGCACactcaacacacacagcaggagcTGACGCACACGCTGAACACACTCTGCAGGTGA
- the LOC108229253 gene encoding thrombospondin-type laminin G domain and EAR repeat-containing protein, with amino-acid sequence MLVRCPLLLFWTLLSVVQSHTWRPCTDLLPLDLLTRALPCPGQAPPTQVQMVQSRGSRGLRLTGATPAALSFSASQIFTNCDYFPAEFSLVATMKIQKLRQKANEYIFSVVKEGSDSLLLGLRISENRLHLLTTPPGAGGRSRISFKDVGLDDNSWHTMVLAVTGQYATLTINCGLPLELKQVRFFPSTLSTRGSRFFIGSRGRWRGRFSGLLRQLVLLPGSDATPRLCPNSEPGLAELSVPRVLKSTPLQLDHQRPVYPYEAEARVTVGNHPPCSEPEQGQLWLDALRKGLFICDGVTWRTLLQNKERLDYVEDYQDLFTRSETFDVEIFSIPSEGLFMAAANRDSRPGSGIYRWTDGSFQLYQNISTQEARAWKHFTISDMNFLVVADIRRAEPELSVIYRWNRRRRRFLRYQTLETHSAQDWEAFQIHNHSFLVVANHRRARDSNHNIHSVIYRWNPDTKIFEVNQTLSTSGAYDWEFFTVGPYHFLVVANTFDGQTTTISSTIYIWLDGRFWTFQNITVIGATDWEMFQIDGRFFLAVANSQQLSRRGPSLYNINSTVYELNTFSQSFVRFQDIPTHSAVDWEFFTVGEENFLVVANSHDGSSYSLNSVVYRWQGYEGFVPVHSLPTFGCRDWEHFRTDEGSFLVYSSATSRLSKIFRLRTY; translated from the exons ATGTTGGTGCGTTGCCCTCTGCTGCTCTTCTGGACTCTGCTCTCTGTGGTCCAGAGTCACACCTGGAGACCCTGTACAG atCTGCTGCCTCTCGACCTCCTGACCAGAGCCCTGCCATGCCCAGGACAAGCCCCGCCCACACAG GTGCAGATGGTTCAGTCCAGAGGGTCCAGAGGTCTAAGACTGACTGGTGCCACACCAGCAGCTCTGAGTTTTTCCGCCTCCCAAATCTTCACCAACTGTGATTATTTTCCTGCTGAGTTCTCATTGGTTGCCACGATGAAGATCCAGAAACTGAGACAGAAG GCCAATGAGTACATCTTCTCTGTGGTGAAGGAGGGATCTGATTCTCTGTTGCTTGGATTACGCATCTCTGAGAACCGCCTTCATCTCTTGACCACGCCCCCCGGTGCTGGTGGGCGGAGTcgaatcagttttaaagatgttgGATTGGACGATAACAGCTGGCACACCATGGTGCTGGCTGTCACCGGACAGTATGCTACACTGACCATCAACTGTGGACTGCCTCTGGAGCT TAAACAGGTCCGGTTCTTCCCCAGCACTTTGAGCACCAGAGGGTCCAGGTTCTTCATCGGCAGCAGGGGCCGGTGGAGGGGCCGCTTCTCT GGTCTGCTGCGACAGCTGGTTCTGCTTCCAGGCTCAGACGCCACACCCAGGCTGTGTCCCAACTCTGAACCCGGTCTGGCTGAGCTGTCCGTCCCACGGGTTCTGAAGTCCACCCCCCTTCAGCTGGACCACCAGAGACCAGTTTACCCATATG aggCCGAAGCCAGAGTCACAGTGGGGAATCATCCTCCGtgttcagaaccagaacagggTCAGCTGTGGTTGGACGCTCTGAGGAAAGGTCTGTTTATCTGTGACGGTGTGACGTGGAGGACGCTGCTGCAGA ATAAGGAGCGTCTGGACTACGTGGAGGACTACCAGGACCTGTTCACGCGCTCAGAAACCTTTGACGTGGAGATCTTCTCCATCCCCTCTGAAGGCCTGTTTATGGCTGCAGCAAACAG GGACTCTCGACCCGGCTCGGGTATttacagatggacagatgggtCCTTCCAGCTGTACCAGAACATCAGCACCCAGGAGGCTCGGGCCTGGAAACACTTCACCATCAGTGACATG AACTTCCTGGTGGTCGCTGACATCCGGAGGGCGGAGCCTGAGCTGTCAGTCATTTATCGGTGGAATCGGCGGCGGCGGCGTTTCCTTCGGTACCAGACTCTGGAGACGCACTCTGCCCAGGACTGGGAGGCCTTTCAGATCCACAACCACAGCTTCCTGGTGGTCGCCAATCACAGACGAG CCAGAGACTCCAACCACAACATCCACAGTGTGATCTACAGGTGGAACCCGGACACAAAG ATCTTTGAGGTGAACCAGACTTTGTCCACATCTGGAGCGTACGACTGGGAGTTCTTCACCGTGGGACCGTATCACTTCCTGGTGGTGGCCAACACCTTCGATGGTCAGACCACCACCATCAGCTCCACCATCTACATCTGGTTGGACGGACGCTTCTGGACCTTCCAGAACATCACGGTCA TTGGTGC GACGGACTGGGAGATGTTCCAGATCGACGGCAGGTTCTTCCTCGCCGTCGCCAACAGTCAGCAGCTGTCCCGCCGCGGCCCGAGTCTCTACAACATCAACTCCACCGTCTACGAGCTCAACACGTTCAGCCAGAGCTTCGTCCGCTTCCAGGACATCCCGACTCACAG CGCCGTGGACTGGGAGTTCTTCACTGTTGGAGAGGAGAACTTCTTGGTTGTGGCGAATTCTCACGATGGCAGCTCATACTCTCTGAACAGCGTCGTCTACAG gtggcAGGGCTACGAGGGCTTCGTCCCGGTCCACAGTCTGCCCACTTTCGGCTGCAGGGACTGGGAACACTTCAGAACCGATGAAGGTTCCTTCCTCGTCTATTCCAGCGCCACCTCCAGGCTCAGCAAGATCTTCAGACTCAGAACCTACTGA